One genomic segment of Candidatus Binatia bacterium includes these proteins:
- a CDS encoding MATE family efflux transporter: protein MTSTTEFDDVARFMEGDPPVYMRTVEAATGVRQQRSALVRTIWALSWPVILTFLLESLVGLIDTLMVGRLGAAAVAAVGIGAQILSAVSVAMTAVGTGTLALVARHIGARQEADANQVLGQSILTAFGLSVVAIIPVIIFASEIVG from the coding sequence TTGACTTCCACCACCGAATTCGATGACGTGGCGCGGTTTATGGAGGGTGATCCGCCTGTATATATGCGGACTGTCGAGGCCGCTACCGGCGTACGGCAGCAGCGCTCGGCCCTCGTCCGAACCATTTGGGCGCTCTCCTGGCCAGTCATCTTAACCTTCCTGCTCGAGTCACTGGTCGGTCTGATCGACACGCTCATGGTAGGTCGGCTCGGCGCGGCCGCCGTGGCCGCCGTCGGAATCGGGGCGCAGATTCTGTCTGCCGTCAGTGTCGCCATGACCGCCGTGGGGACGGGCACTCTGGCCCTCGTGGCGCGGCACATCGGGGCACGCCAAGAGGCCGACGCCAACCAGGTACTGGGCCAGTCGATCCTCACTGCATTTGGCCTTTCGGTCGTTGCGATAATCCCGGTGATCATATTTGCATCGGAAATCGTCGGC